GAAGCTGGTTGCCGGTGATAACGCTACATTGGTCAACCTTTACGGGCCATCGGAAACAACCCTGGCGAAATTGTATTATAAAATTGATTTGACTTTACCTGATCTGAATGATACGGGCATAGTACCATTGGGTAAGCCCATAACAAATACCGGGGTAGCCATTATGCAGGGAAATACACTTTGCAACGAAGGTGAAATAGGAGAGATATGTATCAAAACACCGTTCCGGACCAAAGGGTATTGGAAAAATGAAGCGCTGACATCAGAAAAATTTGTGCAGAACCCCCTGCACAACGATCACACTGATATTATTTACAGAACAGGTGATTTGGGTAAGCAACAACAGGGTGGCGAGATCCTTTTCATGGGACGAAAAGACGGACAGCTCAAGATAAGGGGTAACAGGGTGGAGCTGCTGGAAGTGGAGCAGGTAGTTGCCACACTGTCCGGGGTAAAACAGGCGCTGGTCATACCTCATTATAAGGAGGATCATGACATCTTGCTGATCTGCTACTATACAGGGTCTGAAGAACTACTACCGGAACAACGGTCTGTTTTGAACGACTACCTGCCGGAATATATGTTACCTGTGTATTGGGTGTATCTGGATGAATTTCCGTTGGGCATAAACGGCAAGGTAGACAGGACTGCCTTACCGCAGCCGGAGGCGCTCTTGTATAGTACAAAGGCGTTTGTCGCCCCGCATACTTCTCTGGAGAAAGCCCTGGCAAAAATATGGTCGGAGATACTTGGGCTTGAAAAAATAGGGACACAGCATAATTTCTTCGAACTGGGAGGGCATAGCTTGTCGGCGACCAGGGTTGTATCGGAAGTATACCGAAAGTTGGGTATTGAATTTACTTTAAAGGAATTCTGGTCTCATACAACGGTAGCCTCATTGGCGCAGCTGCTGGCGTCAAAATATAATACGGAATGGCGCCCGTTGCCGGTAGCGCCCAAAATGGAATATTACCAGCTGTCACCAGCACAAAAAAGCATGTGGCTGGCAAGCCAGATGGCTGGCTTTGAAAAAGCGTATGTAATAGGAGGCGTTTTTGTCCTCGCAGCTACTGTAAACAGAGATGTTCTGAATGAAGCGTTCAAAACAGTCATAGCAAGGCACGAGAGCCTGCGTACTATTTTCCCTAAAATAAATGGTGAACCGGTACAGAAGGTCCTGTCGCCGGAGGAGTCTGACTTTTCAATCGAATACATCGATGTGGGTAAAAGTGACGCAGCATTGAACACAATAATAGACGAATACCTGGACATGCCGTTTTCGCTTGAAACAGGGCCTCTGATAAGAGCTGCGATGGTAGAGGAAAACGAACAGCATTGCATCCTTGTATTGTTAATGCATCATATCATCTCTGATGCCTGGTCTAATAAGATTTTGCTACAGGAATTACTGGTGGCGTATGAATCGATTGTCAATGATACCCCGCCATCACTGCCATCGTTGCCACTTCAGTATAAAGACTTCTCCCATTATGAGCATAGCAGACAAAAGGAGCTGGAGAAGGACCGTACGTACTGGTTAAAACAATTGCAGGGAATTGGCAATGAAGCCGCATTGCCAACGGATTATGACCCGAAGCAGGTGTTGACAAATATATCCGCTACCACCGGCTTTAAGTTGGGGAAAACACTGAGCGTGCAAGCCAGGAAGTACATACAGGTGCAAGAGGTAAGTCTCTTTATGCTGTTTGTATCAACATTGAATATATTATTGTTCCGTTATACCGGTAAAAATAAAATTTCATTGGGTACGCCTGTTGCAGGCAGACAACATCCGGACCTGGAAAGACAGATCGGACTTTACCTCAATTACGTGGTATTGAGATCGGAAATACAATCCGGTTTTTCGTTCAACGACTACCTGTTACTGGTGAAAAATGACATACTGAACGCATTTGAGCATCAGGCATATCCTTATTATCAGTTAGCCACAGAGCTGGCGGGTGGCGCTTTGAAAGCCGGGCATCCGTTGTACAATGTGCTCATTGTGATGAACAATGCGTCACTGAACGCAGATGATAAAGATATACAGGACATGAAACGGATACTTGGATTCAGCGGGTACCGGTTTGAGCATAAGTATAGCAAACTGGATATAAGTTGCTTCGTCAATGATGAGGAGGAAATTTCATTCAGTATTGAGTATAGGACCGAATTATATAATCCGGAAACAATTGCGTCCTTTGGCGACAAGTGGAAACAGATCCTGGAGCTGGCCATAAAACAACCTGAACTGACAGTTGGTGATATCCTGTATCAGGTTGCCGAAAAAGAAGAACAAGCTTTTCTGATGGATAGCATGGATACAATTGCGGATGAGTTCTAAAATCCCGTTAACCTGCAAAAGTGTTAATCTATGGCAGATAAGAAAGTACTGCACACCCTGATCGATGAAATGGCGGATGAACAGGCACAGCATGTTGCCATCAGCAGCCCGGAGGGAGATATTTCCTACAATACGCTAAAAGAACGGTCTGATCATATCGCCGGTTACCTGCTGCAACTACAGTTTAACAGACAGGATGTAATAGGCATATACATGGGAAAGAGCATTGGGTATATTGTCAGTTTGCTGGGCGTAAACAAAGCGGGAGGGATTTTTATGCCGCTTGATCCTGGTTATCCTGTATTGAGAATGGAAAAACTTTTGAGAAAAGCTGGTGTAGCGTGGTTCCTGACAAACCATAAGCAGGAAGAAGAGTTACTGGGTATGTTATTGTCGACGGGCCTGGCCAATACCAGGGTACATGTGATCATCCTCAATGAAGAACAACGCCCGGTAAAGCTGGTGGTAGCAGAGAATAACAAGATTATTATCTCCGAGCCTGTAAATAATCTGTCAGCATCATCCCTGGATATACCGCTTTCCGGAGAGGACAGTAATTATCTGCTGTATACCTCCGGTTCCACCGGAGAACCGAAGCTTATCGAAGGATGTCACAAATCCCTGAGTCATTTTATTCACTGGGAAGTAGCGGAGTTTAAGCTCGATAGTAGCGTTAATGTCAGTCACCTGGCAGCTACCACATTTGATGTTAGCCTGCGGGACATATTTGTGCCCTTGCTGGCAGGTGGTAAGCTTTCAATACCGCCGGAGGGCCTTTTGGGGTCACCCAGGGAGCTTTGGAATTGGATGGCCGAAGAAAAAATATCGCTTATTCACACCGTCCCCTCCATTTTTCGTTCCTTTATACAGGAACTGAAACAGGGAACGGTCAGTGCCGGCCAGATCAGTCATCTCAAATATATATTAATAGCCGGGGAAGCCTTGTATGTAAAAGATGTCCTGGAATGGAGAGTATGGATGGGAGATAGTGTTTCACTGGTAAATCTTTATGGTCCCTCAGAAACCACCCTGGCGAAAATTTTCAACAGAATAGAGGAGGTGCCGGATGAGCCGCACGAAATTATTCCTTTGGGTACTCCTTTGCCGGGAACAAAAGTATTGATCCTCAGTGAAAATCTATTGTGTAGCGCAGGAGCTGTGGGAGAAATCTGTATTAAAACACCTTTCCGCTCCAAGGGTTATTATCACGATCCGCAATTAACCAGCGCCGCTTTTGTCCAGAATCCGCTGCATGCCAATTTTGAAGATATCATTTACCGTACCGGTGACCTGGGCCGCTATCAGAAAGATGGCACCATACAATTTGTAGGGAGAAATGACAGGCAGGTAAAGATAAGAGGCAACCGGGTGGAAATGAACGAAGTGGAAACGGCAATAAAAAAGATGCCGGCCATAGAGCAGGTGCTGGTTAAACCGGTACAACAAAAGAACATGGAGTTCATATTAATTGCGTACTACAAGGAAAATACCATTGTAAGTGCCAATGAGATAATCTCCTTCCTGCGACAACAACTGCCTTCCTCCTTTATTCCATCATATTTTGTAAAGCTGGATAACTTCCCGCTTAACCTGAATGGGAAAATTGATGTCAAAGCGTTGCCCCTGCCAGAGGAATTGCTTTACCAGGATGAAGACTTTGCGGCACCTGAAACCTTTACAGAGAAGCAGGTGGCAGATATCTGGTCTGCTGTGCTGGGACATAATAAATTAAGCACCACCCTGTCGTTTTTCGTGCAGGGCGGCCATAGCCTGTCTGCTACCAGAATCATTTCCCAGATTTACCGGGAGATGGGGAAGGAAATATCGATCAGGGAGTTTTTCGATCATCCAACTATAAAGGAACAAGCCAGATTACTCGAAATCAAGCATAGACAGGCATATCAGATCATTAAAAAAGTGGCGCCTGCAGCATATTATCCACTGTCATATATCCAACGTAATATCTGGATATATCACCAGAAGGAAGGGGCGCAATCGCTCTACAATATGCCGGTTTCCTGCATCATTAGCGGAGATATAGATTTTGAGGCACTGAATAATGCCTTTAAATCCGTTATACGCCGGCATGAAGCACTGCGTACGGGTTTTATTATGGCAGACGGCGTACCCGTGCAAAAAGTACATGAGGAAGTTGACTTTTCACTGGAGCTGAGACTGGATAATACCGGCGGATACAGCGCTGAAGACATAGACCGCTATCAGCAACGGGAACTGATTCGGCCTTTTGATATAGAAAAACCACCATTAATCAGAGGTCAGGTAATTGACCTGGGAGAAAAAAGATACCTGCTGTTATTAACCATTCATCACCTTGTATGTGATGGATGGTCCATCGGATTATTGATTGATGAAGTGTTGACTTTTTATACCGCCTACCGGCAGGGACAGGAGGCAGACTTGTTACCACTGTCGCTACAGTATAAGGATTACGCCGACTGGTTTAACAGGATGGCTGATGATAAAATGAACA
This sequence is a window from Chitinophaga varians. Protein-coding genes within it:
- a CDS encoding non-ribosomal peptide synthetase, with amino-acid sequence MDKKLLYTVIDNVALQYQEKVAITSPGGDFTYKELYDASEWLKNTLLQLGLKKGQVVAVYMNGSFDYISCILAVNKAGGIFMPLLPESPAKRLADICERVLPAFVITTDAHCGEAIRLVAGLSFFSKEEQLLCYSAAEQCIERIDVAGSRTVWKTTTPYPAPPVMTGDDSCYIIYTSGSTGEPKIIEGVHKGLAHFIHWQLNTFDVSSTDRVSLLAPVSFDVSFRDIFLPLAAGGTVCVPPAAVRAEPARLRLWFADMGISLVHIVPSVFRLLTKELEHRGAAPELSAIRYIFLAGEPLYYRDAINWKLVAGDNATLVNLYGPSETTLAKLYYKIDLTLPDLNDTGIVPLGKPITNTGVAIMQGNTLCNEGEIGEICIKTPFRTKGYWKNEALTSEKFVQNPLHNDHTDIIYRTGDLGKQQQGGEILFMGRKDGQLKIRGNRVELLEVEQVVATLSGVKQALVIPHYKEDHDILLICYYTGSEELLPEQRSVLNDYLPEYMLPVYWVYLDEFPLGINGKVDRTALPQPEALLYSTKAFVAPHTSLEKALAKIWSEILGLEKIGTQHNFFELGGHSLSATRVVSEVYRKLGIEFTLKEFWSHTTVASLAQLLASKYNTEWRPLPVAPKMEYYQLSPAQKSMWLASQMAGFEKAYVIGGVFVLAATVNRDVLNEAFKTVIARHESLRTIFPKINGEPVQKVLSPEESDFSIEYIDVGKSDAALNTIIDEYLDMPFSLETGPLIRAAMVEENEQHCILVLLMHHIISDAWSNKILLQELLVAYESIVNDTPPSLPSLPLQYKDFSHYEHSRQKELEKDRTYWLKQLQGIGNEAALPTDYDPKQVLTNISATTGFKLGKTLSVQARKYIQVQEVSLFMLFVSTLNILLFRYTGKNKISLGTPVAGRQHPDLERQIGLYLNYVVLRSEIQSGFSFNDYLLLVKNDILNAFEHQAYPYYQLATELAGGALKAGHPLYNVLIVMNNASLNADDKDIQDMKRILGFSGYRFEHKYSKLDISCFVNDEEEISFSIEYRTELYNPETIASFGDKWKQILELAIKQPELTVGDILYQVAEKEEQAFLMDSMDTIADEF
- a CDS encoding non-ribosomal peptide synthetase, whose protein sequence is MADKKVLHTLIDEMADEQAQHVAISSPEGDISYNTLKERSDHIAGYLLQLQFNRQDVIGIYMGKSIGYIVSLLGVNKAGGIFMPLDPGYPVLRMEKLLRKAGVAWFLTNHKQEEELLGMLLSTGLANTRVHVIILNEEQRPVKLVVAENNKIIISEPVNNLSASSLDIPLSGEDSNYLLYTSGSTGEPKLIEGCHKSLSHFIHWEVAEFKLDSSVNVSHLAATTFDVSLRDIFVPLLAGGKLSIPPEGLLGSPRELWNWMAEEKISLIHTVPSIFRSFIQELKQGTVSAGQISHLKYILIAGEALYVKDVLEWRVWMGDSVSLVNLYGPSETTLAKIFNRIEEVPDEPHEIIPLGTPLPGTKVLILSENLLCSAGAVGEICIKTPFRSKGYYHDPQLTSAAFVQNPLHANFEDIIYRTGDLGRYQKDGTIQFVGRNDRQVKIRGNRVEMNEVETAIKKMPAIEQVLVKPVQQKNMEFILIAYYKENTIVSANEIISFLRQQLPSSFIPSYFVKLDNFPLNLNGKIDVKALPLPEELLYQDEDFAAPETFTEKQVADIWSAVLGHNKLSTTLSFFVQGGHSLSATRIISQIYREMGKEISIREFFDHPTIKEQARLLEIKHRQAYQIIKKVAPAAYYPLSYIQRNIWIYHQKEGAQSLYNMPVSCIISGDIDFEALNNAFKSVIRRHEALRTGFIMADGVPVQKVHEEVDFSLELRLDNTGGYSAEDIDRYQQRELIRPFDIEKPPLIRGQVIDLGEKRYLLLLTIHHLVCDGWSIGLLIDEVLTFYTAYRQGQEADLLPLSLQYKDYADWFNRMADDKMNIHRKYWQEQLADIIPLALPLDRGFDQRRTYEGKVIPVTFSAELSDSLRAMADKTGTSLFIIVLSAINMLLYKYSGQSSLYIGAPIAGRVDQHLEPLIGVFLNYLVLKTDINREATYLQFIEQVRTNTLAAFDHQGYPYGLLVEEFYPDGNVNNRNPFYDVLIVMNNRELNGTAQRQSDLQEILGAEKISLDSSTSKVAITFFVTDAEQIHINVEYSTELFEYHTMETMIATMQKVFALIPQHGETTLKDLNTFISDEGEQRSAIELSAANLNFITEEF